Below is a window of Rhizobium jaguaris DNA.
CGGTCAGCAATTCCTGCGGATGGAGGCTGGCAATCGCCGGGATCGGCCGGCCGGCTATCGTCACGTCCCGCCATTGTCCGCGCAGGCCATGAATCGTTTCGTTGCTTTCAAAGAAGTGGCGCGCGGTGAAATTGCCAAGCAGCAGCAGGGCTTTCGGCTCCGCGAGCGCGATCTGCCGTTCGATGAAGGGGCGGCATATCTCGATTTCCGGGGCGGAGGGTGCGCGGTTGCCCGGCGGCCGCCATGGAATCACATTGGTGAGCAGGATGCCGTCACGCTGCAAACCGATGGCGGCCAACATCTTGTCAAGCAGATACCCGGTTCGCCCGGCAAAGGGCGTGCCTTCGCGGTCGTCATCGGCACTCGGCATCGGGCCGATCACCATGACCCTGCCTTCGGCGGTGCCGCTGGCGAAGATGGTCGAGCGGGCACTGTTTTTCAGATTGCAGCCGTTGAAGGCCTCCAGCGCAGTCTTGAGTTCGCTCAATGACCGTGCGCTTTCGGCCGCGAACCGGGCCTGTTCGACGGCTTGCTCGTCAGGGATGGCGGGTGCGTTTCGCGGCGGCATCGTTGAGGCGGCCGGTTGTGCGGCCTGGCGACGTTCCGGCTGCATCGCCGGCCGCGTCGCAGGCGGCGTTGCCTCCACGCGCGGCTGGACTGCCCGGGCGCCTTGGCGGCTGGCCTTCAGCGCCTCGAATTCGGCAAAGCGGTCGACCGCTTCCTCTTCAAGCAGCCACTCGACGCCAGCCTCCGCATGAAAGTGCAGAAGGGCGGCAAGTTCGGCCGGAGTGAGGTCGTTGGCAGAGATCATCGGGGAATTCTAGCCAAAGCGGTGGCAGAACGAAAGGGCAGGGTGCTCTCGACCCTTACGCCGTCCACTGGCTGATATCGTCGCGCTCGCCGATCAAGGCGAGACCATGGGCGATCGACAGCAACTCGCCGCCGGTTTCGATCCGCTCCTGACCGAAGCGTTCGGTGAAGATGCGGCGCACCGCCGGCACGAACGATGTGCCGCCGGTGAGGAACACCTTGTCGATGCTCTCGGGCGATGTGTTGGTTGTCGCCAGCACGTCATCCAGCGCACCTTCGATGCGCGCGAGATCGTCGGCAATCCAGCTTTCGAATTCGGTGCGGCGCACGGTCTTGCGGCCGGCTTTGCCGAGCGGCGGGAAATTGAATTCGGCTTCCTCGTTGGCCGAAAGCGCCATCTTCGTCGCCGATACGGCCTGATAGAGCGGATAGCCTTCGTCATGTTCCACGAGATCGATAAAGGTCTCCAGCTTTTCCGGCTCGAGACTGCTGCGCACCAGTGTTTTCAGATCGGCATATTCGCGCGAGGTCTTAAAGATCGATAGCTGGTTCCAGCGGCCGAAATTGGCATAGTAGGAGGTGGGCATTTCCAGCAGCTTGTCGAAGCTTTTGAAGAGGCTGCCTTTGCCGATCGCCGGCGAAACGATGTTGTCGATCATCCGGAAGTCGAAGTGATCGCCGGCAATGCCGACGCCTGAATGGCCGATCGGGGTCGCCGTCAGCTTTCCACCATGGGTCTCGAAGCGGATCAGCGAATAGTCGGTCGTGCCCCCGCCGAAATCGGCGACCAATACGGTCGCGTCCGCTTTCAGATGCTGGGCGAAATAGAACGCAGCCGCGACCGGTTCGTAGACGTAATGGATTTCTGGAAAGCCGAAGCGCGACAGCGCCGCGTTATAGCGCGC
It encodes the following:
- a CDS encoding Hsp70 family protein translates to MARALGFDFGTTNTVLALADGPATQSVAFTSAAGTADSMRTALSFMKDPGLGAAALKVEAGHAAIRQFIDNPGDCRFLQSIKTFAASALFQGTLIFAKRHTFEDLMEIFVRRLRAYAGEGWPADVGRIVTGRPVHFAGANPDASLATARYNAALSRFGFPEIHYVYEPVAAAFYFAQHLKADATVLVADFGGGTTDYSLIRFETHGGKLTATPIGHSGVGIAGDHFDFRMIDNIVSPAIGKGSLFKSFDKLLEMPTSYYANFGRWNQLSIFKTSREYADLKTLVRSSLEPEKLETFIDLVEHDEGYPLYQAVSATKMALSANEEAEFNFPPLGKAGRKTVRRTEFESWIADDLARIEGALDDVLATTNTSPESIDKVFLTGGTSFVPAVRRIFTERFGQERIETGGELLSIAHGLALIGERDDISQWTA
- a CDS encoding uracil-DNA glycosylase; protein product: MISANDLTPAELAALLHFHAEAGVEWLLEEEAVDRFAEFEALKASRQGARAVQPRVEATPPATRPAMQPERRQAAQPAASTMPPRNAPAIPDEQAVEQARFAAESARSLSELKTALEAFNGCNLKNSARSTIFASGTAEGRVMVIGPMPSADDDREGTPFAGRTGYLLDKMLAAIGLQRDGILLTNVIPWRPPGNRAPSAPEIEICRPFIERQIALAEPKALLLLGNFTARHFFESNETIHGLRGQWRDVTIAGRPIPAIASLHPQELLTAPINKRLAWNDLLMFKSRIDAEVSG